A region from the Methanofollis liminatans DSM 4140 genome encodes:
- a CDS encoding 50S ribosomal protein L30 — protein sequence MFAVVQVRGVVNTRADIKDTLKMLRLHHINHCVMVPDTPAYMGMIRKVKDYVAYGEVDEKAVATVLSTRGRLTGNLKLTDEYVRAHSSFSGIEEFAAALCRGEATMQDIPDLKPVLRLHPPRKGFRTIKRTFQQGGALGNYGEEINDLLYRMR from the coding sequence ATGTTTGCAGTAGTGCAGGTGCGCGGTGTCGTCAATACCCGCGCCGACATCAAGGACACGCTGAAGATGCTCCGCCTCCACCATATCAACCACTGTGTGATGGTCCCGGACACCCCGGCATACATGGGTATGATCCGGAAGGTCAAGGACTATGTCGCCTATGGCGAGGTGGACGAGAAGGCCGTGGCGACGGTCCTTTCGACCCGCGGCCGTCTGACCGGAAACCTGAAGCTCACCGACGAGTACGTCCGCGCTCACTCCTCGTTCTCAGGGATCGAGGAGTTTGCGGCGGCGCTCTGCCGGGGCGAGGCAACGATGCAGGACATCCCTGATCTGAAGCCGGTCCTCCGTCTTCACCCGCCGAGAAAGGGATTCAGGACGATCAAGCGCACTTTCCAGCAGGGTGGAGCGCTTGGAAACTATGGTGAGGAGATCAACGATCTTCTCTACAGGATGAGGTGA
- a CDS encoding uL15m family ribosomal protein — protein sequence MPTNTRSKYRGTRTCGGGTHKNRRGAGNRGGRGRAGHRDHRWSRFLLAGQVHNGKNGFVNPGQTKVSVLDVGEIDQVAEFLVQAGFAEEESGVIAIDLADLGIEKVLGSGQVTHALKLTAGSYSAQAKDKIEAAGGQALTV from the coding sequence ATGCCCACGAATACACGCTCAAAATACCGCGGAACGCGGACCTGCGGCGGCGGCACCCATAAGAACCGCCGTGGGGCGGGCAACCGGGGCGGGAGAGGCAGGGCAGGACACCGGGACCACCGGTGGAGCCGCTTCCTCCTTGCAGGACAGGTCCACAACGGGAAGAACGGTTTCGTCAACCCCGGCCAGACGAAGGTGTCTGTGCTGGACGTCGGCGAGATCGATCAGGTCGCTGAGTTCCTTGTCCAGGCCGGCTTTGCCGAAGAGGAGAGTGGCGTCATCGCCATCGATCTCGCCGACCTCGGCATCGAGAAGGTGCTCGGCAGCGGGCAGGTCACCCACGCCCTGAAGCTGACCGCAGGATCGTATTCAGCGCAGGCAAAAGACAAAATTGAGGCGGCAGGCGGTCAGGCACTGACCGTCTGA
- the secY gene encoding preprotein translocase subunit SecY, giving the protein MGNLLDRMEPLLAAMPAVKSPEGHVHFKNKLMWTAAILLLYFFLTNIPVFGLDASSQDVFQYYRALLAGASGSIVHLGIGPIVTASIVLQLLKGADLIQIDTSDARGQVLYMGLQKLLIFVMIVLEAAPNLFGGFLVPDAAIASAFFGGNTFALSLLIFLQICLGGVLIFLMDEVVTKWGVGSGVGLFIIAGISQSLVNGFFNWSAVSDPYPVGFFPRLFSIGISGGNYLQYFGTDLLAFVTTIAIFLIVVYVESTRIEIPLAHARVRGARARFPVKLIYASVLPMILVRVLQANVQMIGMFLSNVGITIFGRFDGQAPVDGLMWFLAPVNGPTDWMWWISDLGHAPWEIILRLGIDMVFMVVGGAIFALFWIKTAGLDSKDVARQIQLSGMQIPGYRRNTQVLIKYLDRYIPRVTVIGGVFIGLLSVFANLFGVIGAVSGTGLLLTVSITYRLYEEVASEQIMEMYPFMRQFFGRE; this is encoded by the coding sequence ATGGGGAATCTGCTGGATAGAATGGAGCCTTTGCTTGCGGCGATGCCGGCGGTGAAGTCTCCGGAGGGGCATGTCCACTTCAAGAACAAACTGATGTGGACCGCTGCGATCTTGTTGCTGTATTTTTTCCTGACAAACATACCCGTCTTCGGCCTGGACGCCAGTTCGCAGGACGTGTTCCAGTATTACCGTGCTCTTCTTGCCGGTGCGAGCGGGTCTATTGTTCACCTTGGTATCGGGCCGATCGTCACGGCGTCCATCGTTCTGCAGCTCCTGAAAGGCGCTGACCTGATCCAGATCGACACCAGCGACGCTCGTGGCCAGGTTCTGTACATGGGGCTCCAGAAGCTTCTCATCTTCGTCATGATCGTCCTCGAGGCGGCTCCTAACCTCTTCGGCGGATTCCTGGTCCCTGATGCTGCAATAGCCTCCGCGTTCTTCGGAGGGAACACCTTTGCACTTTCGCTCCTGATCTTCCTGCAGATCTGTCTCGGCGGCGTTCTGATCTTCCTCATGGATGAGGTGGTCACCAAGTGGGGTGTTGGCTCAGGCGTCGGCCTCTTCATTATCGCGGGGATATCCCAGAGTCTGGTCAACGGCTTCTTTAACTGGTCGGCAGTCTCTGACCCGTATCCGGTGGGCTTTTTCCCGAGGCTGTTTTCCATCGGCATATCGGGCGGGAACTATCTCCAGTATTTCGGGACCGATCTGCTGGCCTTTGTGACGACGATCGCCATATTCCTGATCGTTGTGTATGTGGAGTCGACGCGCATCGAGATTCCGCTCGCTCATGCCCGCGTCCGCGGTGCACGGGCGCGGTTTCCCGTGAAGCTCATCTATGCAAGTGTGCTGCCGATGATCCTGGTCCGTGTGCTCCAGGCAAACGTCCAGATGATCGGCATGTTCCTCTCGAATGTCGGGATCACCATCTTCGGCCGGTTCGACGGGCAGGCGCCTGTGGACGGGCTGATGTGGTTCCTTGCCCCGGTGAACGGGCCGACCGACTGGATGTGGTGGATCTCCGATCTCGGTCATGCACCCTGGGAGATCATCCTCCGTCTCGGCATCGATATGGTGTTCATGGTCGTCGGCGGTGCGATCTTCGCGCTGTTCTGGATCAAGACCGCCGGTCTCGACTCGAAGGACGTTGCCCGGCAGATCCAGCTCTCGGGCATGCAGATCCCGGGCTACCGCCGCAACACCCAGGTGCTGATCAAGTACCTCGACCGCTATATCCCGCGCGTCACGGTGATCGGCGGTGTGTTTATCGGACTCCTGAGTGTATTTGCAAACCTCTTTGGTGTGATAGGTGCAGTGAGTGGTACAGGATTGCTGCTTACTGTCAGTATCACGTACCGCCTCTATGAAGAGGTGGCGAGTGAACAGATCATGGAAATGTATCCGTTCATGCGGCAGTTCTTCGGGAGAGAATGA
- a CDS encoding adenylate kinase, translating to MAGKRVIITGVPGVGKTTVIEESMKRLAEENVPYRAINFGSCMFETAKSEGFAEDRDQMRNLDRDVQKDLQKLAARRIGAMEGNIIIDTHASVKTPAGYLPGLPAWVLTEIHPDTVVLVETDEDQILMRRMGDESRRRDAEGCRSIAEHQAFNRAFAASYAMMTGCTVHIVRNENFLLDHAIDALVAVLR from the coding sequence ATGGCTGGAAAGAGAGTGATCATTACCGGAGTTCCCGGCGTCGGGAAGACCACGGTCATTGAAGAGTCCATGAAGCGCCTTGCAGAGGAGAATGTCCCCTACAGGGCGATCAATTTTGGCAGCTGCATGTTTGAGACCGCGAAGTCCGAGGGTTTTGCTGAAGACCGGGACCAGATGCGCAACCTCGACCGCGATGTCCAGAAGGACCTGCAGAAACTTGCTGCCCGGCGGATCGGTGCGATGGAGGGGAATATTATCATCGACACCCATGCGTCGGTGAAGACGCCGGCAGGCTATCTGCCCGGTCTTCCCGCCTGGGTGCTCACCGAAATCCACCCTGATACCGTCGTGCTCGTCGAGACCGACGAGGACCAGATCTTAATGCGGCGGATGGGCGACGAGAGTCGCCGGCGCGATGCCGAAGGGTGCCGCAGCATTGCCGAGCATCAGGCGTTCAACCGCGCCTTTGCGGCGTCGTATGCGATGATGACCGGGTGCACCGTTCATATCGTCCGGAATGAGAATTTCCTGCTCGATCACGCGATCGACGCACTGGTGGCCGTGCTGAGGTGA
- a CDS encoding DUF106 domain-containing protein: MALKDHGGTIAIVFTMLIMISYGIPSIRDGVGGAMNLIFGPMIDDWKIPFFVLILILSAITGLYSSLIQKYTIDYERMQRVQAKMKEFQKEFREAQLGGDEKKIKKLEAKRDRMMQDQMELSKQQFQPMAYILLVSVPIFFWLLYRLPSVTQTMTLPFAGMVNFQEMILGFFPIWILWYMLCSLAISQVIRKSLNIGGL; this comes from the coding sequence ATGGCGCTCAAGGATCATGGCGGCACGATCGCAATTGTCTTCACCATGCTGATAATGATCTCGTACGGCATCCCTTCAATCAGGGACGGTGTCGGCGGGGCGATGAATCTTATCTTCGGCCCGATGATCGATGATTGGAAGATCCCGTTTTTTGTGCTGATTCTGATCCTGTCTGCGATCACCGGCCTGTACTCCTCGTTGATCCAGAAGTACACCATCGATTACGAGAGGATGCAGCGCGTCCAGGCGAAGATGAAGGAGTTCCAGAAGGAGTTCCGTGAGGCGCAGCTTGGTGGCGACGAGAAGAAGATCAAGAAACTTGAGGCGAAGCGCGACCGTATGATGCAGGACCAGATGGAACTCTCCAAGCAGCAGTTCCAGCCGATGGCATATATCCTGCTGGTTTCTGTTCCGATCTTTTTCTGGCTTCTCTACCGCCTGCCCTCGGTGACCCAGACGATGACCCTGCCGTTTGCCGGGATGGTCAACTTTCAGGAGATGATCCTGGGGTTCTTCCCGATCTGGATCCTCTGGTATATGCTCTGCTCTCTTGCTATCAGTCAGGTGATCAGGAAGTCGCTCAATATCGGGGGTCTGTAG
- the cmk gene encoding (d)CMP kinase — MRITISGPPGSGTTSLARYLAGKHGYRVISAGEMFRALAQERGMSLAAFGALAESDPSVDKLIDARQKETAEAADDIVVEGRLSGWMVSNADIRIWLTASPECRIGRISSRDGEEEEAARLHTEERQACERTRYLTYYGIDIEDLSVYDLVLSSERWNVEGLGAIADAAIAASIR, encoded by the coding sequence GTGCGGATCACCATCAGCGGGCCGCCCGGGAGTGGCACGACGTCACTTGCCCGGTATCTTGCCGGGAAGCACGGCTACCGGGTGATATCGGCGGGAGAGATGTTTCGGGCGCTGGCGCAGGAGCGCGGCATGTCGCTCGCTGCGTTCGGTGCCCTTGCCGAGTCCGATCCCTCGGTGGACAAACTGATCGATGCGCGCCAGAAGGAGACGGCCGAGGCGGCTGACGATATTGTTGTCGAGGGGAGGCTGTCTGGCTGGATGGTCTCGAACGCCGACATCAGGATCTGGCTGACGGCGTCTCCTGAGTGTCGTATCGGGCGCATCTCCTCGCGGGACGGCGAGGAGGAGGAGGCTGCACGCCTCCATACGGAGGAGAGGCAGGCCTGCGAGCGGACCAGGTATCTGACGTATTACGGGATCGATATCGAGGATCTCTCGGTGTACGATCTGGTGCTCAGTTCGGAGCGCTGGAACGTCGAGGGCCTCGGGGCGATTGCGGACGCGGCGATCGCCGCGTCCATCCGCTGA
- a CDS encoding YwbE family protein — translation MIRMSGEWRRDIRPGLTVDIVLKADQRTGKKTRGVVAAILTNSPHHPHGIKVRLTDGQVGRVCAIIAGSGEDQGDAVDQTGKKDR, via the coding sequence ATGATACGGATGAGCGGAGAGTGGAGACGCGATATCAGGCCCGGTCTGACCGTGGACATCGTCCTGAAAGCCGATCAGAGAACAGGAAAGAAGACGCGCGGTGTTGTCGCCGCCATCCTTACGAATTCCCCCCACCACCCGCACGGGATCAAGGTGAGACTCACCGACGGGCAGGTGGGCAGAGTCTGCGCGATCATCGCCGGGTCAGGTGAGGATCAGGGCGATGCCGTCGATCAGACCGGCAAGAAGGATCGCTGA
- the ftsA gene encoding coenzyme F390 synthetase gives MDEDAYWNREVETMDRGDLDALVDERVRYTVRYADEHSPFYRKWFAAHRIDPASVTCHEDLLELPVIGGGTIREHQPPATPDFEFLSVDWKDVFTIHETSGTSGVPKSFFLTWEDWLRYAEKYSRAFAMEGISQGDRVVVCASYGMNVGANTMTLAAHAMGVTVIPTGKCTFPVRVIRTYRPTAIVGSVFKLLRLARRLSDEGIAPEESGVSRLIVGGESFAEEARTYLEEVWNCPVYNTYGSTEGTMCGECRVKAGLHCPEDLVHVDLYDPAMERFVRDGEKGRLVLTTLLPVGEKAGTLLINYDTEDNSRVLTRDRCACGRTHMKIEPPWRDAETIVVHGCAINRVDIERAVFQPENMKSITGEYEAFLYGDGDETTLRVSMECIDPATADQAAIKRSFFNALFHERPEISEIHEEGQLSVIFNFTPPGGLELAAIRGRPKRLVDRR, from the coding sequence ATGGACGAGGACGCCTACTGGAACAGAGAGGTCGAGACGATGGACCGCGGGGACCTCGACGCCCTGGTCGACGAGCGGGTGCGCTACACGGTCAGGTACGCCGACGAACACTCCCCATTTTACCGAAAATGGTTCGCCGCCCACCGGATCGACCCCGCCTCGGTCACCTGCCACGAAGACCTCCTCGAACTCCCGGTCATCGGCGGCGGGACGATCCGCGAGCACCAGCCTCCGGCCACCCCGGATTTCGAGTTTCTCTCCGTGGACTGGAAGGACGTCTTCACCATCCACGAGACGAGCGGGACGAGCGGCGTCCCGAAGTCCTTCTTTCTGACCTGGGAGGACTGGCTCCGCTACGCCGAGAAGTATTCCCGGGCCTTTGCGATGGAAGGGATCAGCCAGGGCGACCGCGTGGTCGTCTGCGCCTCATACGGCATGAACGTCGGGGCGAACACCATGACGCTTGCGGCGCACGCGATGGGGGTGACCGTCATTCCCACCGGGAAATGCACCTTCCCGGTGCGCGTGATCAGGACCTACCGCCCGACGGCGATCGTCGGCAGCGTCTTCAAACTCCTCAGGCTGGCGCGCAGGCTCTCAGACGAGGGAATCGCCCCTGAGGAGTCGGGGGTGAGCCGTTTAATCGTCGGCGGGGAGAGCTTTGCCGAGGAGGCGCGCACCTATCTCGAGGAGGTCTGGAACTGCCCGGTCTACAACACCTACGGCTCGACAGAAGGGACGATGTGCGGCGAGTGCAGGGTGAAGGCCGGGCTGCACTGCCCTGAAGACCTCGTCCACGTCGACCTCTACGACCCGGCGATGGAGCGCTTCGTCAGGGACGGGGAGAAGGGAAGGCTCGTCCTCACCACCCTCCTCCCGGTCGGCGAAAAGGCCGGCACCCTCCTGATCAACTACGACACCGAGGACAACAGCCGCGTCCTGACCAGGGATCGGTGCGCATGCGGCCGGACGCATATGAAGATCGAACCGCCCTGGCGCGATGCCGAGACGATCGTCGTCCACGGATGCGCCATCAACCGGGTCGACATCGAGCGCGCCGTCTTCCAGCCCGAGAACATGAAGAGCATCACCGGCGAATACGAGGCATTCCTCTACGGCGACGGGGATGAGACGACGCTGCGGGTGAGCATGGAATGCATCGATCCGGCGACTGCGGATCAGGCGGCGATTAAACGGTCATTTTTCAACGCCCTCTTCCATGAAAGACCCGAAATCTCGGAGATCCATGAAGAGGGGCAGCTCTCGGTGATCTTCAACTTCACCCCTCCCGGCGGCCTCGAACTCGCCGCTATCAGGGGGAGGCCGAAACGGCTCGTTGACCGCAGGTAA
- a CDS encoding phosphoribosylanthranilate isomerase, whose amino-acid sequence MWQDGRSVRVKICGLTRPEDAAAAERAGADAVGVVMCSDSPRSIGAGAARAVFSAVGPFTATVVVTHTADPGEIDRILALRPTAVQISYPHEVPADAGVRVIRVTGQGRPLPPGRADAYIVDESCGKGRPFDPAFARAFAERSSLPVILAGGLTPENVGAAIAAVRPYAVDVCSGVETAPGVKDHGLIERFIAAAKGTPQ is encoded by the coding sequence ATGTGGCAGGATGGGCGATCTGTCCGGGTGAAGATCTGCGGGCTGACCCGGCCCGAAGACGCTGCGGCGGCTGAGAGGGCCGGAGCGGACGCCGTGGGTGTGGTAATGTGCTCTGACTCGCCGCGCTCGATCGGGGCCGGTGCGGCGCGTGCAGTCTTCTCGGCCGTCGGGCCGTTCACGGCGACGGTGGTCGTGACCCATACGGCCGATCCCGGGGAGATCGACCGGATTCTTGCCCTGCGCCCGACGGCCGTCCAGATCTCGTACCCCCATGAGGTGCCGGCCGATGCAGGGGTCAGGGTGATCAGGGTGACGGGGCAGGGCAGGCCGCTGCCCCCCGGGAGGGCTGATGCGTATATCGTGGACGAGAGCTGCGGGAAAGGCCGCCCCTTCGACCCGGCCTTTGCCAGAGCGTTTGCGGAGCGGAGCAGCCTGCCGGTGATCCTTGCCGGCGGGCTCACGCCTGAGAACGTGGGGGCGGCGATCGCCGCGGTGCGCCCCTATGCGGTGGACGTCTGTTCTGGGGTGGAGACGGCGCCGGGGGTCAAGGACCACGGCCTGATCGAGCGCTTTATCGCCGCAGCGAAGGGGACGCCTCAGTAG
- a CDS encoding flavodoxin domain-containing protein: MQRTCVIYESKYGSTAGIAGAIALVLGPARTCRPEEFSSDMRSFDLFVIGTPIYNGNVAPAIRRFVETNASWLRKKPVAFFCTCINLHKGHEYLKELREMVGGDAPAVAFGGRMEVGRLDRDDLTALTLYAKKTDFVLEDRDLTDMGAVTAFALALRERMACGGQMAEAAIKTAVEDYLKANHICVLATGHDDRVRATTVDYLFENGKIYIYSEGGEKFAHLLRSPAVALAVYTEYTTMEDIAGLQVEGRAEILRPGAAGHAEALALRNIDPDRLRAANVDLNVIRITPEKAEFLNAAFKRQGHAMKQTLRY; the protein is encoded by the coding sequence ATGCAGCGGACATGCGTCATCTATGAGAGCAAATACGGCTCGACGGCCGGGATCGCCGGGGCGATCGCCCTCGTCCTCGGGCCGGCGCGGACCTGCAGGCCAGAGGAGTTTTCCAGCGACATGCGGTCCTTCGACCTCTTTGTGATCGGCACGCCCATCTACAACGGCAACGTGGCGCCGGCGATCAGGCGTTTCGTCGAGACCAACGCCTCATGGCTGCGAAAAAAGCCGGTGGCATTCTTCTGCACCTGCATAAACCTGCACAAGGGGCACGAATACCTCAAAGAACTGCGTGAGATGGTGGGGGGCGACGCCCCGGCGGTGGCGTTCGGCGGGCGCATGGAGGTGGGGCGCCTTGACCGGGACGACCTGACCGCCCTCACCCTCTACGCGAAAAAGACCGATTTTGTCCTCGAAGACCGGGACCTCACCGACATGGGGGCGGTGACCGCCTTCGCCCTCGCCCTGCGGGAGCGGATGGCGTGCGGCGGGCAGATGGCCGAAGCGGCGATCAAAACGGCGGTCGAGGACTACCTCAAGGCCAACCACATCTGCGTCCTCGCCACCGGCCACGACGACCGGGTCAGGGCGACGACGGTCGATTACCTCTTCGAGAACGGGAAGATTTACATCTACAGCGAGGGAGGCGAGAAGTTCGCGCACCTCCTCAGAAGCCCGGCGGTCGCCCTCGCCGTCTATACGGAATATACCACGATGGAGGATATCGCGGGGCTCCAGGTCGAGGGCAGGGCCGAGATCCTCAGGCCGGGCGCCGCCGGGCACGCGGAGGCGCTCGCCCTCCGCAACATCGACCCCGACCGACTCAGGGCCGCGAACGTCGATCTCAACGTCATCAGGATCACGCCTGAGAAGGCCGAGTTCCTCAACGCCGCATTCAAGCGGCAGGGCCATGCGATGAAGCAGACCCTCCGCTACTGA
- a CDS encoding DUF2207 domain-containing protein has protein sequence MVLLSENRQIATLVLITFFVGALAVGAAVVLPPLFEGDLVVDDYQAVFYENGTLLERYTYDVRVSGEYRMLFRYFDDTLTFADRESAHIRYLGMEVPEGVIGYAKDYSGDVVVVPDATETEKAFIRQNAYANELGIYTPEYFDAGTYTVEYRYAVVPPIEYDDVNTHLNLKLVREHIPYRHLSIVLPDWTGIETVYAYPPGLDVARDGNTVTITGSAPENDIVAVELLLDAGAKDRLNGVPSQVDDIRGKTESGAFWYNLPYSAAFALLVIAALLALLIPFALLLVYLRWGREKAFTVPDYLSVTPNTALKPWQVNLLFTGDVLEFDENGFYATVLDLHRKGAVTVKEKTEGTGVLITVNTQTSDDAYEQRVLTYLANLTEGRTFDTATLEALAARAAHDKAAETAIMRFQGGLKALQSSVDASLSRRYATDGRTLVAPLLFLGVIVLALAVLVIVMAPATGYLALPAIFLSGAAIAEVAVALAFPSTLFGHWKDDRYREKLEWDAFAHFLSDLAQIRKYAPADISMWGEWLVYGTALGVGDRVEAAMKDLNINIREAGMPLYSTMHLGFVPIVAFAPPSAGGGGGGFGGGGFGGGGGFGGGGVGGR, from the coding sequence GTGGTTCTGCTGAGCGAAAACCGGCAGATTGCCACCCTCGTCCTCATCACCTTTTTCGTCGGCGCCCTTGCAGTCGGCGCCGCGGTGGTGCTGCCCCCCCTCTTCGAGGGCGACCTGGTCGTCGACGATTATCAGGCCGTCTTTTACGAGAACGGCACCCTCCTCGAACGCTACACCTATGACGTCCGGGTCTCGGGCGAGTACCGGATGCTCTTCCGCTACTTCGACGATACCCTGACCTTTGCGGATAGGGAGAGCGCGCACATCAGGTATCTCGGCATGGAAGTGCCCGAAGGCGTCATCGGCTACGCAAAGGACTATTCCGGCGATGTCGTCGTCGTCCCGGACGCAACCGAGACGGAGAAGGCGTTCATCAGGCAGAACGCCTACGCAAACGAGCTCGGGATCTATACCCCCGAATACTTCGACGCCGGGACCTACACCGTCGAGTACCGCTACGCCGTCGTCCCGCCGATCGAGTACGACGACGTGAACACGCACCTCAACCTCAAACTGGTGCGCGAACACATCCCGTACCGCCACCTCTCGATCGTTCTCCCTGACTGGACCGGGATCGAGACGGTCTATGCCTACCCGCCCGGTCTGGACGTCGCCAGGGACGGGAACACCGTGACGATCACCGGGAGCGCCCCTGAAAACGATATCGTGGCAGTCGAACTCCTCCTGGACGCGGGGGCGAAGGACCGCTTGAACGGCGTCCCGTCACAGGTGGACGATATCAGGGGAAAGACCGAGTCGGGCGCCTTCTGGTATAACCTCCCCTACTCAGCAGCCTTCGCCCTCCTCGTCATTGCAGCCTTGCTCGCCCTCCTCATCCCCTTCGCCCTCCTCCTGGTCTACCTGCGCTGGGGACGGGAAAAAGCGTTCACGGTCCCCGATTACCTCAGCGTCACCCCGAACACCGCCCTGAAACCCTGGCAGGTGAACCTCCTCTTCACGGGCGACGTCCTCGAGTTCGACGAGAACGGCTTCTATGCAACGGTGCTCGACCTCCACCGGAAGGGCGCCGTGACCGTGAAGGAGAAGACCGAAGGGACGGGCGTGCTGATCACCGTCAACACCCAGACCTCGGACGATGCCTACGAGCAGCGGGTGCTCACCTACCTCGCCAACCTCACCGAAGGCCGGACCTTCGACACCGCCACCCTCGAAGCGCTCGCGGCCAGGGCGGCGCACGACAAGGCGGCGGAGACGGCGATCATGCGCTTCCAGGGCGGACTCAAGGCCCTCCAGAGCAGCGTGGACGCCTCGCTCTCCCGGCGATACGCCACCGACGGCCGGACCCTTGTCGCCCCCCTCCTCTTCCTGGGCGTCATCGTCCTCGCCCTTGCCGTCCTGGTCATCGTCATGGCGCCGGCGACCGGCTACCTCGCCTTGCCGGCGATATTCCTCTCAGGAGCGGCGATCGCCGAGGTAGCCGTCGCCCTCGCCTTCCCCTCCACCCTCTTCGGCCACTGGAAGGACGACCGCTACCGGGAGAAACTGGAGTGGGACGCCTTCGCCCACTTCCTCTCAGACCTGGCGCAGATCAGGAAGTACGCCCCGGCCGACATCTCGATGTGGGGCGAGTGGCTGGTCTACGGCACCGCCCTCGGCGTCGGCGACCGGGTCGAAGCGGCGATGAAAGACCTGAATATCAACATCAGAGAGGCCGGCATGCCCCTCTATTCCACGATGCACCTCGGCTTCGTCCCGATCGTCGCCTTCGCCCCGCCCTCGGCTGGCGGCGGCGGAGGCGGCTTTGGAGGAGGCGGCTTCGGCGGCGGTGGAGGTTTCGGCGGCGGAGGCGTCGGCGGGCGATAA
- a CDS encoding LemA family protein — protein sequence MDLITIILIAVVVIVVLALIGWFVSIYNRFMNLKNSGEATLGQIRVAMKKRLDQIEQLLGAVKSYASFEKETLTQVTAMRAGLGKADPGDLNEVEKQSRSLIGRLFAVAEAYPDLKTQATVSELTASIRSIEDEIARQRYTYNNIAQQLNTMTETIPSNIVASLIHMNKLDYLEFEEEIERAPKIAF from the coding sequence ATGGACCTGATCACAATTATTCTGATCGCCGTCGTCGTTATCGTCGTCCTTGCCCTCATCGGGTGGTTCGTGAGCATCTACAACCGCTTCATGAACCTGAAGAACTCGGGCGAGGCAACGCTCGGGCAGATCAGGGTCGCCATGAAGAAACGTCTCGACCAGATCGAGCAGCTCCTCGGCGCCGTCAAGAGTTATGCCTCCTTCGAGAAGGAGACGCTCACCCAGGTGACGGCAATGCGCGCCGGCCTCGGAAAAGCCGACCCCGGCGACCTCAACGAGGTCGAAAAACAGTCGCGCTCGCTGATCGGCAGACTTTTCGCCGTCGCCGAGGCGTATCCTGACCTGAAGACGCAGGCGACCGTCTCCGAACTGACCGCCTCCATCAGGAGCATCGAGGACGAGATCGCCCGCCAGCGCTACACCTACAACAACATCGCCCAGCAGCTCAACACGATGACCGAGACCATCCCCTCGAACATCGTCGCCTCCCTCATCCACATGAACAAGCTGGACTACCTTGAGTTCGAGGAAGAGATCGAGCGGGCGCCGAAGATCGCATTCTGA